The proteins below come from a single Solea solea chromosome 6, fSolSol10.1, whole genome shotgun sequence genomic window:
- the LOC131460437 gene encoding WD repeat-containing protein 82-like isoform X2, producing the protein MNITDSVIRNFRVARTYRQNSQKVNCVDYSPNGENAISSSDDDCIVLYDMQEGRMKRTLFSKKYGVDLIRYTHGDAQQVVYSSNKINDTIRYLSLSDNKYIRYFSGHMARVISLSMSPVDDTFISGSLDKTIRIWDLRCPDCQGLANPLGNPVCSFDPDGLIFAAGVESEAIKLYDLRAFDKGPFASFETRFNRVCDWTGLKFSNDGKQILISTNGGMIRVLDAISGSVLHTFSGYNNSRAIALEACFTPDSQFVMIGSEDGRVHVWSSESGMKVAVLDGKHPGPINTLQFNPRYMTFASACTNMNFWLPCVDD; encoded by the exons ATGAACATCACAGACAGTGTGATACGGAATTTTAGAGTGGCCAGGACTTACAGACAAAATTCTCAGAAAGTCAACTGTGTGGACTACAGCCCAAATGGCGAAAACGCGATATCAAGCAGCGACGACGACTGCATCGTTTTGTATGACATGCAAGAGGGAAG aatgAAACGCACTCTGTTCAGCAAGAAGTATGGAGTGGACCTCATCCGCTACACACATGGCGACGCACAACAAGTGGTCTACAGCTCCAACAAGATCAATG ACACCATACGATACCTGTCTCTGAGTGACAACAAATACATCCGGTACTTCTCTGGACATATGGCACG GGTTATTTCTCTCTCCATGTCACCAGTGGACGATACATTTATCTCAGGATCACTGGATAAGACGATCAGAATCTGGGACCTGCGCTGTCCAGACTGTCAA GGTTTGGCTAATCCTCTGGGGAACCCCGTGTGTTCTTTTGACCCTGATGGGCTGATATTTGCCGCAGGGGTGGAATCAGAGGCCATTAAATTGTACGACCTTCGTGCTTTTGACAAG GGTCCATTTGCCTCGTTTGAGACCAGGTTTAATCGCGTCTGTGACTGGACGGGACTCAAGTTCAGCAACGATGGGAAACAGATTCTCATCTCCACAAATGGAGGGATGATTCGAGTGCTTGATGCTATCAGTGGATCTGTGCTGCACACGTTCTCT GGCTACAACAACAGTAGAGCCATCGCCCTGGAGGCTTGTTTCACGCCTGACTCACAGTTTGTGATGATTG GTTCTGAGGACGGGAGAGTCCACGTGTGGAGCTCGGAGAGCGGGATGAAGGTGGCCGTGCTGGATGGGAAACATCCCGGACCCATCAACACACTGCAGTTCAACCCCAGATACATGACGTTTGCCAGCGCCTGCACGAACATG AACTTTTGGCTTCCGTGTGTTGACGACTGa
- the LOC131460434 gene encoding pseudouridylate synthase RPUSD4, mitochondrial-like codes for MFPVVCVVLLKPKSNTYTRCTIMNNCRRIARNCGCSSGLNSLMSRFKTRTNGDSCPGAAPSHNRGQATVAGGKPRLTAADLAQQVQQEKTKTPATETPMSKQQKRVMELKQFTLQLQNVHPNVLAKHLFRGVLYQDKHVVVINKPHGVPVQDASRGTAISSVLPALSKLMDGMKTKSDSQLFPSLGLEKETTGVLLLARSDEAVSYILNMHRENNVQRKYWVITVGVPVPSEGVIDIPIIEREVTGPKPHYKMGLSPLFRMNDSGDGVTKVRGHRQAHPAVTKYRVLDSSTGCSLVELQPLTGVKHQMRVHMALALACPILGDHKYSHWSKLAPQKLPERVLSKLGLEQSKSRYIPLHLHARQLTLSRASEDDIDVSCPLPKYFTQSLKHLHLTLPDKKDDE; via the exons ATGTTTCCtgtagtttgtgttgttttgctgaAGCCAAAGTCAAACACGTACACACGCTGTACCATAATGAACAACTGCAGAAGAATAGCACGTAATTGTGGCTGTAGCTCCGGACTGAACAGCCTCATGTCCCGCTTCAAGACGCGGACAAACGGTGACTCGTGTCCCGGAGCAGCGCCGTCTCACAACCGGGGTCAAGCCACCGTTGCCGGGGGGAAACCCCGGTTGACAGCGGCCGACCTGGCTCAGCAGGTCCAGCAGGAAAAGACGAAGACACCGGCTACCGAAACTCCGATGTCCAAGCAGCAGAAGAGGGTGATGGAGTTGAAACAATTCACTCTGCAGCTGCAAAATGTTCACCCGAACGTCCTGGCCAAACACCTATTCAGAGGCGTGTTGTACCAGGACAAACATGTAGTGGTCATCAACAAACCGCACGGTGTCCCGGTTCAAG ATGCCTCCAGGGGTACAGCCATCTCATCCGTACTTCCCGCCCTTTCTAAATTGATGGATGGAATGAAGACCAAATCGGATTCACAGTTGTTCCCTTCTCTGGGACTGGAGAAGGAGACAACAGGAGTTCTCCTACTGGCCAGGAGTGACGAGGCAGTGAGTTACATACTCAACATGCACAGAGAAAACAACGTGCAGAGGAAATACTg GGTCATCACAGTCGGTGTACCTGTGCCATCTGAGGGAGTCATTGATATTCCCATCATAGAGCGAGAGGTCACTGGCCCCAAGCCACACTACAAG ATGGGGTTAAGTCCTCTTTTCAGAATGAATGACTCGGGTGATGGTGTGACCAAAGTGCGAGGTCATCGGCAAGCTCATCCCGCTGTGACCAAGTACAGAGTCCTGGACAGCAGCACTGGCTGTAGCCTTGTGGAGCTTCAGCCATTAACTG GAGTGAAGCACCAAATGAGGGTTCACATGGCATTAGCATTGGCATGTCCCATTCTAGGTGACCATAAATATTCCCACTGGAGCAAACTGGCACCACAG AAATTACCAGAACGCGTGTTGAGTAAGCTTGGACTGGAACAGAGCAAGAGCCGGTACATTCCTCTTCATTTGCACGCACGGCAGCTGACGCTATCGCGCGCCAGCGAAGATGACATCGATGTCTCCTGTCCACTCCCAAAATACTTCACACAATCACTGAAACACCTGCATTTAACACTTCCTGATAAAAAGgatgatgaataa